A single genomic interval of Croceibacter atlanticus HTCC2559 harbors:
- a CDS encoding translation initiation factor — translation MDLKDQLKNLFPEHESTEAEDTTNDNEGLWIQDAPLLCKYEKRRGKPITIIDGYTGAQEDFKQLAKDLKKSLGVGGSFKDDQIIIQGDYRIEIMDMLKDKGFLVKRVGG, via the coding sequence ATGGACTTAAAAGATCAATTAAAAAACTTATTTCCAGAGCACGAATCTACTGAAGCTGAAGATACAACTAATGATAATGAAGGTTTGTGGATACAGGACGCACCATTACTTTGTAAGTATGAAAAGCGCCGTGGCAAACCTATTACTATAATAGATGGTTATACTGGAGCTCAAGAAGATTTTAAGCAACTTGCCAAAGATTTAAAAAAGAGTCTTGGTGTTGGTGGTAGTTTTAAAGACGATCAAATTATTATACAAGGAGATTACCGTATTGAAATAATGGATATGCTAAAAGACAAAGGTTTTTTAGTAAAACGTGTAGGTGGTTAA
- a CDS encoding nucleoside phosphorylase, protein MQIPESELILNADGSIYHLNILPEQLAQTVITVGDPDRVEDITKHFDSVDVKVRKREFHTQTGKCNGKFITVISTGIGTDNIDIVFNELDALANIDLKTREIKAEKTALDIIRVGTSGAIQEDIPIDSFLVSELGIGFDTLLHYYDSKHLQHLNLSKSLTQQLELSEEKSHPYIVSADPELLKTLDSTKLIKGITATNVGFYAPQGRVLRAGLSDVNFMQKLKNARLDARKITNLEMETAGIYGMASLLGHRAVSLNAILANRANGEFSKSPKDTVDNLILYTLEKLTH, encoded by the coding sequence ATGCAAATTCCAGAATCTGAACTTATATTAAATGCAGATGGTAGTATTTATCATTTAAATATCCTACCAGAGCAATTGGCGCAAACTGTTATTACAGTAGGCGATCCAGATCGTGTAGAAGATATTACCAAACACTTTGACAGTGTTGATGTTAAAGTAAGAAAACGTGAATTTCACACGCAAACTGGCAAGTGTAATGGCAAGTTTATTACAGTAATATCAACAGGAATTGGTACAGATAATATAGATATTGTTTTTAATGAATTAGATGCCTTAGCTAATATAGATCTTAAGACGAGAGAAATTAAAGCTGAAAAAACAGCCTTGGATATTATTCGCGTAGGTACATCTGGAGCAATACAAGAAGATATTCCTATCGATTCGTTTTTAGTTTCAGAACTGGGAATAGGGTTTGATACTTTATTACATTATTATGACAGTAAACATTTACAACACTTAAACCTATCAAAATCTTTAACACAACAATTAGAATTATCTGAGGAGAAATCTCATCCCTATATCGTTTCAGCAGATCCTGAATTGCTTAAAACTTTAGATTCTACAAAACTTATAAAAGGTATTACTGCAACAAACGTTGGCTTTTATGCACCACAAGGTCGTGTATTACGAGCTGGTTTAAGTGATGTTAACTTTATGCAAAAGTTGAAAAATGCACGATTAGATGCACGCAAAATTACTAACTTGGAAATGGAGACTGCCGGAATTTACGGTATGGCTTCCTTACTAGGTCATCGTGCAGTTTCTTTAAACGCTATTCTGGCAAATCGTGCAAATGGTGAGTTTAGTAAATCACCTAAAGACACTGTAGACAACCTTATTTTATACACCTTAGAAAAACTTACACACTAA
- the ppk1 gene encoding polyphosphate kinase 1, with translation MAIEKELRLKENIKHRDVNWLSFNERVLQEAEDQSTPLYERLKFLAIFSSNLDEHFRVRVSQLRQIKRIDKSLRKRLAFRPKKEVKEILKGVKSHQERFGTVFFDEIIPQLKEHNIHLIHSGEFSEPQCKEASDYFATKIVPELNPKIVDFKTDKDVFLQNNTIYFVVAFENEKQCGLLNIPVEACGRFYTFKNKDSKDYFITFIDDIVRSKVSQIFPNKTVKGIYEVKMSRDAELYLDDEYEGILAEKIYNSLEQRTEGQPTRLLYDAKMPKELRKAIRKYLGLGKIDMMPGGTYHNFSDFFGFPDPTDNTDLHYKPLQPLKHKYLEPSTDYFKTIKEKDQLLHFPFMSFSYVERFIEQAAEDENVTAIKISLYRVADESRLTTALLKALDNGKAVTVFIEAKARFDEKNNIVWGRKFEDKGAKVIYSYPRIKVHSKILMVERLENGKNKRYAYIGTGNFNSKTSKIYCDHAIFTAHKKITKELSRVFDVLEGDLIIPRNKHLLISPFTTRRVFEKLIRQEMDLAQEGKPASITAKMNSLEDPAMIDLLYKASDAGVIIRLLVRGFSCLIPGKKGLSENIYMTSIIDRFLEHGRIYKFGNNGEELLYFGSADWMTRNLDRRIEVLTPLYDEDLAQELNDILNIQLSDNVKARIQDAQESNTFVKPKVGESLVRSQYAIYNYLKEKHSND, from the coding sequence ATGGCTATTGAAAAAGAGTTAAGGCTCAAAGAAAATATTAAGCACAGAGATGTAAACTGGCTTAGTTTTAATGAGCGTGTGTTGCAAGAAGCAGAAGACCAAAGTACGCCATTATATGAGCGTTTAAAGTTTCTTGCCATCTTCTCCTCTAATCTCGATGAACATTTTAGAGTAAGGGTTTCACAACTTAGACAAATTAAACGCATAGATAAAAGCTTGAGAAAGCGTTTGGCGTTTAGACCTAAGAAAGAAGTAAAAGAAATATTAAAAGGTGTAAAAAGTCATCAAGAACGCTTCGGAACAGTCTTTTTCGATGAAATTATCCCACAATTAAAAGAGCATAATATTCACCTTATACATTCTGGTGAATTTTCTGAACCACAATGCAAAGAAGCTTCAGATTATTTTGCAACCAAAATAGTACCAGAACTAAATCCTAAAATTGTCGATTTCAAGACTGATAAAGATGTTTTTCTTCAGAATAATACCATTTATTTTGTCGTCGCATTTGAAAATGAAAAGCAATGCGGACTCTTAAATATTCCTGTTGAAGCTTGTGGGCGTTTTTATACATTTAAGAATAAGGATTCAAAAGATTACTTTATAACGTTTATTGATGATATAGTAAGATCCAAAGTATCTCAGATCTTTCCTAATAAAACAGTAAAAGGAATTTATGAGGTTAAAATGTCTAGAGATGCAGAGCTATATTTAGATGATGAATATGAAGGCATCTTAGCAGAAAAAATTTATAACTCGTTAGAGCAACGTACAGAAGGACAACCAACACGTTTGTTGTACGATGCAAAAATGCCTAAAGAATTAAGGAAAGCAATTCGTAAATATTTAGGTCTAGGTAAAATAGATATGATGCCTGGTGGCACCTATCACAATTTTAGTGACTTTTTTGGGTTTCCAGATCCTACAGACAATACAGATCTTCATTACAAACCACTACAACCACTAAAACATAAGTATTTAGAACCATCTACAGATTATTTTAAAACAATAAAGGAGAAAGACCAATTACTACATTTTCCTTTTATGTCTTTTAGTTATGTGGAGCGCTTTATAGAGCAAGCTGCAGAAGATGAAAATGTTACAGCAATAAAAATATCACTATATCGTGTTGCAGACGAGTCGCGCCTTACAACCGCACTTTTAAAAGCATTAGATAATGGCAAAGCTGTCACCGTATTTATTGAAGCCAAAGCACGGTTCGATGAGAAGAATAATATAGTTTGGGGTCGCAAGTTTGAGGATAAAGGTGCTAAAGTTATTTATAGCTATCCGCGTATTAAAGTACATTCTAAAATATTGATGGTTGAGCGTTTAGAGAACGGCAAAAACAAACGCTACGCCTATATTGGTACAGGAAACTTTAATAGCAAAACCTCAAAAATATATTGTGACCACGCCATCTTTACGGCTCATAAAAAAATCACCAAAGAGCTTTCCAGAGTTTTTGATGTCTTAGAAGGCGATTTAATAATTCCTAGAAACAAACACTTGCTTATTTCTCCATTTACCACAAGACGTGTATTTGAAAAGCTAATAAGACAAGAAATGGATCTAGCACAAGAAGGCAAACCAGCATCTATTACAGCAAAAATGAATAGTCTGGAAGATCCTGCAATGATAGACCTTCTTTATAAAGCAAGCGATGCTGGTGTTATTATAAGGCTATTGGTACGTGGCTTTTCTTGTCTAATACCTGGTAAAAAAGGTTTAAGTGAGAATATTTACATGACCAGTATTATAGATAGATTCTTAGAACACGGTCGTATTTATAAGTTTGGTAATAATGGAGAAGAATTACTGTATTTTGGAAGTGCAGACTGGATGACAAGAAACCTTGACAGACGTATTGAAGTTCTTACACCATTATACGATGAAGATTTAGCACAAGAATTAAATGACATTCTTAACATTCAGCTTTCAGACAATGTGAAAGCAAGAATACAAGATGCACAAGAAAGTAATACCTTTGTAAAACCTAAAGTTGGTGAGTCGCTAGTGCGATCTCAATACGCTATTTACAATTACCTTAAAGAGAAACATAGTAATGACTAA
- a CDS encoding substrate-binding domain-containing protein, producing the protein MTKLRIGGVPEHFNLPWHLCLDNDEFSEVGLDITWRDFYGGTGQMSKALRDNEIDVAIMLTEGIVKDIIDGNPSKIIQKYIASPLIWGIHVAQDSKYTTIADLKDTTCAISRFGSGSHLLAYVNAQNMDWDTSELKFEVVKNLDGALEALPEDKAQYFMWEHFTTKPYVDNGTFRRVGDCPTPWPCFVIVARDEVIKNNTKDLEALLDVINRTSKEFKSIPMISKTLSNAYEQDEKDIKEWLGLTRWSQEQLSETTITNVQDKLLELELISEKIDYNSICHTFK; encoded by the coding sequence ATGACTAAGTTACGAATTGGAGGTGTTCCAGAACACTTTAACCTACCTTGGCACCTTTGCCTAGATAATGACGAATTTTCTGAAGTTGGTCTAGATATCACGTGGAGAGATTTTTACGGCGGCACAGGACAAATGAGTAAGGCTTTAAGGGATAATGAGATAGATGTTGCCATTATGCTTACAGAAGGTATAGTAAAAGATATTATAGATGGCAATCCTAGTAAAATAATTCAAAAGTATATTGCATCTCCTCTTATTTGGGGAATTCACGTTGCTCAAGACTCTAAGTATACAACCATTGCAGACCTTAAAGACACAACTTGTGCTATTAGTCGTTTTGGTTCTGGATCTCACCTTTTAGCGTATGTAAATGCCCAAAATATGGATTGGGATACAAGTGAGTTAAAATTTGAAGTTGTAAAAAATCTAGACGGTGCTTTAGAGGCGTTACCAGAAGATAAGGCTCAGTATTTTATGTGGGAACACTTTACTACTAAACCCTATGTAGATAATGGTACGTTTAGACGTGTTGGAGATTGTCCTACACCTTGGCCTTGCTTTGTTATTGTAGCCAGAGATGAGGTTATAAAAAATAACACCAAAGATTTAGAAGCATTGTTAGATGTTATAAACAGAACATCTAAAGAGTTTAAGAGTATACCAATGATATCTAAGACACTCTCTAATGCCTATGAGCAAGATGAAAAAGATATTAAAGAATGGTTGGGATTAACCCGTTGGAGCCAAGAACAATTATCTGAAACAACTATTACTAATGTACAAGATAAGTTGCTTGAGCTAGAGCTTATTTCAGAAAAAATAGACTATAATTCAATTTGCCATACATTTAAATAA
- a CDS encoding uracil-DNA glycosylase — protein MNVDIDESWKTILKSEFESPYFEELTDFVKEEYSQHTCFPKGQDIFSAFNHCSFNDVKMVIIGQDPYHGVGQANGLCFSVKPGIALPPSLINIFKEIETDLNTPFPEDGNLERWAKQGVLLLNATLTVRAHEAGSHQKRGWETFTDAVIQTISDSKKNVVFLLWGGFAKKKGKKINEEKHCVLTSGHPSPLSANRGYWFGNKHFSQANAYLIETGQEPIVW, from the coding sequence ATGAATGTAGATATAGATGAAAGCTGGAAAACAATTTTGAAATCTGAATTTGAGTCGCCTTATTTTGAGGAACTTACAGATTTTGTGAAAGAGGAATATTCTCAACACACGTGTTTTCCTAAAGGACAGGATATTTTTTCTGCATTTAATCATTGTTCTTTTAATGATGTAAAGATGGTTATTATAGGACAAGATCCTTATCACGGCGTTGGTCAAGCTAACGGTCTTTGTTTTTCTGTAAAACCAGGAATAGCTTTGCCACCTTCATTAATAAATATCTTTAAAGAGATTGAAACAGATCTTAATACACCATTTCCTGAAGATGGTAATTTAGAGCGTTGGGCAAAACAAGGCGTGTTATTATTAAATGCAACATTAACAGTAAGAGCGCACGAGGCTGGTAGTCATCAAAAAAGAGGTTGGGAAACATTTACAGATGCTGTTATACAGACAATCTCAGATTCTAAAAAAAATGTAGTGTTTTTACTTTGGGGTGGATTTGCAAAAAAGAAAGGCAAAAAGATTAATGAAGAAAAACATTGTGTGCTTACAAGCGGTCATCCTTCACCATTAAGTGCAAATAGAGGATATTGGTTTGGTAACAAACATTTCTCACAAGCAAATGCTTACTTAATAGAAACAGGACAAGAGCCCATAGTTTGGTAA
- a CDS encoding endonuclease MutS2, translating to MIKIHPKTLKDLEFHTVCTQVQDICITELGKQFAYELQPFATKDLTINALTRVQEYMSSWLKESTIPNHGYDAINRELQLLGIEDSVLETYSFRKLASISESANIHLRFFKKFKEHYPTLYQFVSETEYTTAIVDTINKVIDKYGELKDDASPLLQQTRRHISIVKGKINSSFTSALSQYQGYGYLDEIRESVVDNIRVLAVQAMHRRKVKGSILGNSKTGSIVYIQPEATQQHTRELNNLQYEEKEEIKRILKALTDLVRPYDSLLSEYQTLLSHIDLISAKANYAKRLNAVLPAISETRELELKDAYHPLLFLNNEAKGEKTYPQDIILNKDNRIIVISGPNAGGKSITLKTVGLLQVMLQSGLLIPVHEYSRVSLFNKILTDIGDNQSIENHLSTYSYRLKNMNYFLRKCDENTLFLIDEFGTGSDPELGGALAETFLEVFHERESYGIITTHYANLKKMAQETEAINNANMLFDSRSLEPVYKLQMGEAGSSFTFEVAQKNGIPYSLINRSKKKVERGKIRFDKSIAKLQQQRSKLQKTTTALETKKQKAASEQEKLAEINDKVQAKLESYQELYDTHQRMIHLGTRVDTIAEKFFYNKNKKNLNSELMKLIQIENSKRQKQSVEKEREEKRKQQKIKREAQEKIKTIREKKKVEKKKAEKIEAAKPKISLKVGDKVRLQDGKATGTIDKIEKDRATVNYGIFTTDVSLNELEFVSRP from the coding sequence ATGATAAAAATTCACCCAAAAACTTTAAAAGATCTCGAGTTTCACACTGTTTGTACACAAGTACAAGACATTTGTATTACAGAATTAGGAAAGCAGTTTGCTTATGAGCTACAACCTTTTGCTACTAAAGATCTTACTATAAATGCTTTAACAAGAGTACAGGAATATATGAGTTCTTGGCTCAAGGAAAGCACTATTCCTAACCACGGTTATGATGCTATAAATAGAGAGCTACAGTTACTAGGAATAGAGGACTCTGTATTAGAAACGTACAGCTTCAGAAAATTAGCCTCTATTTCAGAAAGTGCCAATATACATCTTAGGTTCTTTAAAAAATTTAAGGAGCACTACCCTACACTATATCAGTTTGTTTCAGAAACAGAATATACAACTGCTATTGTAGATACTATAAATAAGGTGATAGATAAATATGGTGAGCTTAAAGATGATGCTTCGCCTTTATTACAACAAACCCGAAGGCACATATCTATAGTTAAAGGAAAGATAAACAGCAGCTTTACTAGCGCATTATCGCAATACCAAGGTTACGGTTATTTAGATGAGATTAGAGAAAGTGTTGTAGATAATATAAGAGTGCTCGCAGTGCAAGCTATGCACAGGCGTAAAGTAAAAGGTAGTATTCTTGGCAACTCCAAAACTGGTAGTATAGTTTACATACAACCAGAAGCCACACAGCAACATACAAGAGAACTTAACAACCTACAATACGAAGAAAAAGAAGAAATTAAACGCATCTTAAAAGCACTTACAGACCTGGTAAGACCCTATGATTCGTTATTAAGTGAGTACCAAACATTACTATCTCATATAGATCTTATTTCTGCTAAGGCCAATTATGCAAAGCGATTAAACGCAGTATTGCCAGCAATTTCAGAAACTAGAGAGTTAGAGTTAAAAGATGCCTATCATCCATTATTGTTTTTAAACAATGAAGCTAAGGGTGAAAAAACATATCCTCAAGATATAATCTTAAATAAGGACAACCGCATTATTGTAATTTCTGGCCCTAACGCTGGTGGTAAAAGTATCACACTTAAAACAGTGGGATTATTACAAGTTATGCTGCAAAGTGGATTGCTAATACCAGTGCACGAGTATAGCAGAGTCTCTTTATTCAATAAAATACTTACAGATATTGGTGACAACCAATCTATCGAGAATCATTTAAGTACCTACAGTTACCGCTTAAAGAATATGAATTACTTTTTGCGTAAATGTGATGAGAACACTTTGTTTTTAATTGATGAATTTGGTACAGGTTCTGATCCCGAATTAGGTGGTGCTTTAGCTGAAACATTTTTAGAAGTATTTCACGAAAGAGAATCTTACGGCATCATTACAACTCACTACGCCAACTTAAAGAAGATGGCACAAGAAACTGAAGCTATTAACAATGCCAACATGTTGTTTGATAGTCGAAGCTTAGAGCCTGTTTACAAATTACAAATGGGTGAAGCTGGTAGCTCGTTTACGTTTGAGGTAGCACAAAAAAACGGTATCCCGTACAGTTTAATAAACCGCTCTAAGAAAAAAGTAGAACGTGGCAAGATTAGGTTTGATAAGAGTATTGCCAAACTACAACAACAACGCAGCAAACTCCAAAAAACAACTACTGCTTTAGAAACCAAAAAGCAAAAAGCAGCTTCAGAACAAGAAAAGCTAGCTGAAATTAACGATAAGGTACAAGCCAAGCTAGAAAGCTACCAAGAATTGTATGATACACACCAACGTATGATACACTTAGGGACGCGTGTAGATACTATCGCTGAGAAATTCTTTTATAATAAAAATAAGAAGAATTTAAACAGCGAGTTAATGAAGCTCATACAGATTGAAAACTCTAAGCGCCAAAAACAATCTGTAGAAAAAGAGCGCGAAGAAAAACGCAAGCAACAAAAAATAAAGCGCGAAGCTCAAGAAAAGATAAAAACTATAAGAGAAAAGAAAAAGGTAGAAAAAAAGAAAGCTGAAAAGATTGAAGCAGCAAAACCTAAGATCTCTTTAAAGGTTGGAGATAAAGTAAGACTCCAAGACGGTAAGGCAACAGGAACTATAGATAAGATTGAAAAAGATCGCGCTACAGTAAACTATGGTATCTTTACGACAGATGTATCTTTAAACGAACTCGAATTTGTCTCAAGACCTTAA
- a CDS encoding thiol-disulfide oxidoreductase DCC family protein encodes MSQDLNPMPTEANIAYGDKIILFDGVCNLCNNAINFIITHDKHKAFKFAPLQSTIGKQLIKERGIDTTQVDSIILVDVGSAYYLKSDAALEIAKDLDGAYSYLSYLKVFPFGLRNKVYDYIAKNRYKWYGKKDSCMMPTPELKSRFLDF; translated from the coding sequence TTGTCTCAAGACCTTAACCCAATGCCAACTGAAGCCAATATAGCTTACGGTGATAAAATCATTTTGTTTGATGGTGTTTGCAATCTTTGCAACAACGCCATCAATTTTATAATTACTCACGACAAACACAAGGCCTTTAAGTTTGCACCACTGCAAAGCACAATAGGCAAACAACTTATTAAGGAACGTGGTATAGACACTACTCAAGTAGACTCAATTATTTTGGTAGATGTTGGTAGCGCGTATTACTTAAAATCTGATGCTGCTCTGGAAATTGCTAAAGATTTAGATGGCGCCTACTCCTACTTATCCTATTTAAAAGTTTTTCCCTTTGGTTTACGTAATAAGGTGTATGATTATATAGCTAAGAACCGTTACAAATGGTATGGTAAAAAAGATAGCTGTATGATGCCAACACCAGAATTAAAATCTCGGTTTTTAGATTTTTAA
- a CDS encoding DUF6705 family protein → MKNSISLITLLVLCISCSAQHTIVDVSNKIDWTTNTYLKDTNNHFEDVLGTWKWEEGNSSFEIEFTKITNYNYEGINMAIDFILARYKYVKDGVLVANILNNIYDPLNFKATLVFDNPTEYIFIINDVVSDKTKKGQFKLNSNGLDTIATYSLRNLEGMYVNQSNIEFSLPTQLTLIKQR, encoded by the coding sequence TTGAAAAATAGTATATCATTAATAACCTTACTTGTCTTATGTATAAGCTGCTCAGCGCAACACACAATAGTTGATGTTAGTAATAAAATAGATTGGACTACAAATACCTATTTAAAAGACACAAATAATCATTTTGAGGATGTTCTAGGAACTTGGAAATGGGAAGAAGGAAACAGCTCGTTTGAAATTGAATTTACCAAAATAACTAACTATAATTATGAGGGAATAAACATGGCGATTGATTTTATTCTTGCGAGATACAAATACGTTAAAGATGGTGTTCTAGTTGCGAATATTTTAAATAATATTTATGACCCGTTAAATTTTAAAGCTACACTAGTATTTGATAACCCCACAGAATATATCTTTATTATAAATGATGTGGTAAGTGACAAAACCAAAAAAGGACAATTTAAATTAAACTCCAATGGTTTGGACACAATAGCTACATATAGCCTTCGAAACTTAGAAGGTATGTACGTTAATCAATCAAACATTGAATTTAGCTTGCCAACACAACTAACTTTAATCAAGCAAAGGTAA
- a CDS encoding flavohemoglobin expression-modulating QEGLA motif protein: MLLEDAKKRYADLFEIDHNLDRLVKNIELLNYLNPLNIEQEKKTFFKSKFTYEPSFKYRKIKFNPYKMQRLFFSQRLEKIEDETIRNFYEEIIYEYSGLISCIEHIGQDKKFYYNNLKVFGTPKQRDVENAQFILHFSEEEDLEVMKPRYNVDDAVAYFEEFGKAYNFRFTIKKSTNISAAAMVLNASETLVLKRNHMFSENQLKVLANHEIGVHMVTTFNGKLQPLKVFSNGFKNNTETQEGLAVFSEYMSNSLTLKRMKELAYRVIAADSLIKGYSFSDTFDLLYSQYKLDKHEAWQITLRVHRGGGFTKDFLYLTGLKKVYDFYHSGGEMTKLLTGKVTLENLDVIEKLQELGLAAPSKFVTDSYANNSNENKKMDFILRNLK; encoded by the coding sequence ATGTTGTTAGAAGATGCTAAAAAAAGATACGCAGACCTTTTTGAAATAGATCATAATTTAGATAGACTTGTAAAAAATATAGAGCTTCTCAATTATTTGAATCCGCTTAATATTGAGCAAGAGAAGAAAACTTTCTTTAAGTCTAAATTTACATACGAGCCATCTTTCAAGTACCGAAAGATTAAATTTAACCCTTATAAAATGCAACGCTTGTTTTTTAGCCAGCGTTTAGAAAAGATTGAAGATGAAACCATCCGAAATTTTTATGAGGAAATTATATACGAGTATTCTGGTCTTATTTCTTGTATAGAACATATTGGGCAGGACAAGAAGTTTTATTACAATAACCTAAAGGTTTTTGGTACACCAAAACAACGTGATGTAGAGAACGCTCAGTTTATTCTTCATTTTTCTGAAGAAGAAGACCTTGAAGTTATGAAGCCTCGTTATAATGTAGATGATGCTGTTGCCTATTTTGAAGAGTTTGGTAAAGCTTATAACTTTAGGTTTACTATCAAAAAATCGACAAATATAAGTGCTGCAGCAATGGTACTTAATGCTTCAGAGACATTGGTGCTTAAGCGTAACCATATGTTTTCAGAAAACCAGTTAAAAGTACTGGCCAATCACGAAATTGGCGTGCATATGGTGACTACATTTAATGGAAAACTACAGCCATTAAAAGTATTCTCAAACGGATTTAAAAATAATACCGAAACTCAAGAAGGCTTAGCGGTATTTAGTGAGTATATGAGTAACTCTTTAACTCTTAAACGTATGAAAGAGTTAGCATATCGTGTTATAGCTGCAGACAGCCTTATAAAAGGCTATAGCTTTAGCGATACGTTCGATTTGCTTTACAGCCAATATAAGTTAGACAAGCACGAAGCGTGGCAAATTACATTGCGAGTACATCGTGGTGGTGGTTTTACTAAAGATTTTCTTTACTTAACAGGCCTTAAGAAAGTATATGATTTTTACCATTCTGGTGGTGAGATGACTAAACTGCTTACAGGAAAAGTAACTCTAGAAAATTTAGATGTCATTGAGAAACTACAAGAATTAGGCTTGGCTGCACCTAGTAAATTTGTGACAGATTCTTATGCTAATAATAGTAATGAGAATAAAAAAATGGACTTCATTCTCCGTAATTTAAAGTAA